The genomic stretch atctgttgaaagacatctctgctctttccacagtctggctatggtggacattgctgctatgaatactggggtgcatatggcctttctttttgctacatctgtatctttggggtaaatatccagtagtgcaattgccaggttatagggtagctctcaACCCCTTTTCTCTTAATGCTtcattctgaatattttctaCTGATCTGTATTCTAGTTTACAAATTTTCTCCTTAGCAATTTCTAATCTGAAAATTCCATTCATTGAGTTCCTAATTTTAGtcattgtacttttaaaaaagttacctaCTATTCTCTTTATTACTTCCACAATCCTGTTAAAATTCTTAGACTTTAAACAtaataactttcattttttaatttaaaatcaaatagtCAACATATACCACATTactagtttttgatataatgttcaatgattcattggtTGTGTGTATGTTAACTTCAAAATCTGAACCCTCTTTGGGTTTTTCTATTGTTTctggtatttcattttatttttttttcttcaatttatttattttcagaaaaacattattcattattttttcaccacacccagtgctccatgcaagcttcATATTGTAGGAACTCCTCAATTTTTGAATTGTGTGTTTGACAGTATATACACAAAACTTCTATGGATAACACTGAGGGCTAGAATAATGTGTCTTCTTgagatgtgtttatttttgcaaGGTGTCAGAGACACTAGCATTCagatcacctcttttttttttccattttattttatttcttttcagtgttccagcattcattgtttatgcatcacaccaagtgctccatgcaatatgtgccctccttaatacccaccaccaggctcacccaaccccccactcccctcccctccaaaaccctcagtttgtttctcagagtcaacagtctctcacggtttgtctccccctccagtttcccccaactcacttctcctctccatctcccaatgtcctccgtgttattccttatgctcctcaagtaagtgaaaccatataatacttGATAAAATTTCAGTGATTGAAACAGTCAGAAGCTGAGCTGCCTACCTACTTCTTATTTAACTCACTCCTATGGTGCAACCTGAGTGGTCTCTAGTAATCAACCACTGTCAGCATTAACTCTTCAAGACAGGAAAAACCTCCCTGCTTAGATACCTGGCCTCTCAGACTTCATTTTCAAAACTGCCTTATgtctcaagagaaaaagaagtttcaGTAATGAAATCCCTAAACCTCTGTGTTTATCTTGGATTTTGTTTCATAATTCTTTACTAAACCATTAACTCTCTTATAACTTCAATCAGATTTTTTGTtgtcagttatctttttttaagagtcttCAGCAGGAAGTTTAGCTTGACCTACTTCGTCTGCCAATACTGGAACTGTAATTCCCCTGGTGAGGTTCATGCTACTCCCCAGAAATGGAAACCTCTCCACGGTttactttcaagattttgttcTGGAGGGATTCAACGGAGGCCTGGAGACCCAGGCCCTGCTCTTTGCTGTGTTCCTGGCCCTGTACATGGTGACTATGCTGGGGAACCTCACCATGATCATGGTTATCACCCTGGATGCCCACCTGCACTCCCCAATGTACTTCTTCCTCAAGAACCTCTCCTTCCTGGATTTGTGCTACTCATCTGTTATTGCCCCCAATGCCCTGGTCAACTTCTTCTCCCCATCCAAGGTCATCACCTTTGCAGGCTGTGCCACCCagttattctttttctccctacTGGTCACCACTGAAGGTTTCCTCCTGGGTgtcatggcctatgaccgcttcATGGCCATCTGCAGCCCCTTGCGCTACCCTATCACCATGtgccactctgcctgcactcGCCTGGTTCTGGGCACCTACTGTGGAGGCTGTCTCAACTCTGTTGTGCAGACCAGCTTCACATTCCGCCTCCCATTCTGCAGCTCCAACCGCATCAACCACTTCTTCTGTGATGTTCCCCCACTGCTCCAGCTCGCCTGTGGCAACACAGCCATTAATGAACTTATCTTGTTTGGCATCTGTGGGCTCATCATTGTGGGTGTGACATCTGTGGTCCTCGTCTCTTATGGCTACATCACAGTGACCATCCTGCGGATGCGCTCAGGAGCTGGGAGACGCAAGGTCTTCTCCACCTGTGGCTCCCACATGGCTGCAGTGACACTCTTTGTTGGGACTGTCTTTGTCATGTATGCCCAGCCAGGAGCAATTGAGTCCATGGAGCAGGGCAAGGTGGTCTCTGTCTTCTACACACTGGTCATCCCAATGCTCAATCCCCTCATCTACAGTCTGCGAAATAAGGATGTGAAGGAGGCCCTGTGGAGGCTGCGCCAGAAACACACAGCCATGTGAAGAATGTACTGGAGGGAAAGACTGTGCCCTGCAGGCTGGATGGAGGTCTCAGAGAGACACTGAACTATGAGGACCCCCTAAAACCACTTCCACTTCCAGATATAATTGGATATGTTAAAAAACTCATTCATTTACTCTTTCAATCAACATTGCTTAAAAGCATTTAATGGAAAAGATGTTTATTAAGTGGGAAATGCATAGAAAAATAAGGATGTTCTTCACCCAATAAGTGttcagagaaggaagaatgaCTTGAATCACATGAAGACTGGGCAGAGCAATCACTGGGCATTAAAGCAGGGGTGGGCTTTCTGGCTATTATTTATCATGGTTCCCTGGGACATCCAGATTTAGTGGGAAAGAGGTCAGATATTTGTGCATCTTGATCTAACTtgtaagaaaataatgttttaaacacTGTATCTCTACCCTCCTGTACTCTAGGTGCAGGGTCTTGCTGTCTCCTGTTGGCCAGACATGAGCATTTGCCTCTCATAAATGGGCTGTCATCCTTAAAATACCACTTCCAGAGAGatctgtttaaaataataatttaatgcaTGGCCAAGGCATTCCCCACGGTGGAATAGGCTTGGCTGGAGTGGTTCAGGTCTGACAATAGGGCCTCTCTCACAGAAGAGCCAGGTTGGTGGTTTGAGGCAAATGCATTGGTTTCATTCAGGGGAAGGAGCTCCCTTGGGCTCTGCTTCATGACACCAAGGGCATGGAAGACACTTTAGAAAAGATGACCCAGAGCTCCAGCTGTGACATCCACCTTCCTAGTCACAGAATGGTACACATGAAGTATAAACAGATACAGTTTTTATGcatctacagaaaaaaatatcaaaccaTATCCACTGAGAGAGATCACCACTAGCCAGGTAGAAAGAAACCTACTCAGTTTCCACAATAACCCTGCCTCCTTATAGTCATCGCCCTGCAAGGTTAACACCTCTCCTCCCTCTAAAACACAGATTAGTTTTGTCTGCTGTGAACTTCCTATGAATAGAAGAacacaatttttcttcttttgtacttTTTTGGGGTAATATTCTCTTTGTGAAATTAATCCTTGTGATTATGTATAGTAgtagttctttaattttcattgctATATAAATTTCCTTAAATGAAGATACCATAATTTGTCCATCTTActgttgatgaacacttgggttgtttccagtcttttttttttttttaattcttttcagcgtaacagaattcattgtttttgcaccacacccagggctccatgcaatgcatgccctccataatacccaccacctgactcccccaacctcccacccactgccccttcaaaaccctcaggttgtttttcagagtccataggctttttttttttaaagattatttatttatttgacagagatcacaagtaagcagagatgcagacagagagaaaaatagaggaggaagcagactccctgctgagcagagagcccgatgtggggcttgatcccaggatcctgagatcatgacctgagctgaaggcagaggctttaacccattgagccacccaggcaccctgtttccaatctttttaaaataatgctgttatgaaatacttttacaggtttttttaatttttaatttttaattttttgctgtgAAATGATTCCTTTGGGCAttcttaggagtggaattgctcaTCTTTTTGGATAATTTAAGTTTTCCAAAAATATTATTACAGCAATCTTTGTTCCCAAAAATAGTGTCCAAGAGTTCCTGCTGCTACACATCATCACAAACAAGCCATATTGTCTGTCTCATCAATTTTAGTCTTTCTGGTGGGCATATAGCCAcatatcattgtggtttttatctttatttctccaaTGGCCAATGGGACCATATTTTCAGATATTTGGCAGCAATTTGGATGTCCTCTTGGGTATGTATATAtgcttttctcagtttttctattgtattgttttaatttttcatactGACTGTAGAAATTTTGTCTATATTCTGGATATCAGTCCTTCACCagttatatgatttgcaaatatcttctccctctttctggatTCACATTTGCacttgtattgatttttttaaaagattttatttatttgacggcgGCGGGGGagaagatcacaaataggcaggtcAGGGTCGGGTGGggaacaggatccctgctgagcagaaagcccaatgcagggctcaatccccggaccctgagataatgacctgagctgaaggcagaggcttacccacagAGCCCTCATCTACCacttgtattgatttttttgccaatttatttattttcagaaaaacattattcattattttttcaccacacccagtgctccatgcaagccgtgccctctataatacccaccacctggtaccccaacctcccaccccccccccgccacttcaaacccctcagattgtttttcagagtccatagtctctcatggttcacctccccttccaatttacccaaattcccttctcctctctaatgccccttgtcctccatgctatttgttatgctccacaaataagtgaaaccatatgataactgactctctctgcttgacttatttcactcagcataatctcttccagtcccttccatgttgctacaaaagttgggtattcatcctttctgatggaggcataatactccacagtgtatatggaccacatcttccttatccattcatccactgaagggcatcttggttatttccatggtttggcgaccgtggccattgctgctataaacattggggtacagatggcccttcttttcacgacatctgtgtctttggggtaaatacccaggagtgcaattgcagggtcatagggaagctctatttttaatttcttgaggaatctccacactgttctccaaagaggctgcaccaacctgcattcccaccaacagtgtaagagggttcccctttctccacatcctctccaacacatgttgtttcctgttttgttaattttggccattctaactggtgtaaggtgatatctcaatgtggttttaatttgaatctccctgagggctaatgatgatgagcattttttcatgtgtctgatagccatttgtatgtcttgattggagaagtgtctgttcatatcttctgcccattttttgatgtgtttgcctgtttcatgtgtgttgagtttgaggagtttattatagatcctggatatcaaccttttgtctgtactgtcatttgcaaatatcttctcccattccgtgggttgcctctttgtttttttgactgtttcctttgctgtgcagaagcttttgattttgatgaagtcccaaaagtttattttcgcttttgtttcctttgcctttggagacgtatcttgaaagaagttgctgtggctgatatcgaagagattactgcctatgttctcctctaggagtctgatggattcctgtctcatgttgaggtcttttgtccattttgagtttatctttgtgtacggtgtaagagaatggtcgagtttcattcttctacatatagctgtccagttttcccagcaccatttattgaagagactgtcttttttccactgtatcttttttcctgttttgtcaaagattatttgcccatagagtagagggtccatatctgggctctctactctgttccactggtctatgtgtctgtttttatgccagtaccatgctgtcttggtgatcacagctttgtaataaagcttgaaatcaggtaaggtgatgccgccagctttatttttgtttttcaacatttccttagcgattcggggtctcttctgattccatacaaattttaggattatttgctccagctctttgaagaatgccggtggaattttgatcggaatggcattaaaagtatagattgctctaggcagtatagacattttaacaatgtttattcttctgatccaagagcatggaatggtcttccatctatttgtgtcttcttcaatttctttcatgagtgttctgtagttcctcaagtacagatcctttacctctttggttaggtttattcccaggtatcttatggttcttggtgctatagtaaatggaatcgattctctaatttcccttgctgtattttcattgttagtgtataagaaagccactgatttctgcacattgactttgtgcagaattgctgaattgctgtatgagttctagtagtttgggggtggagtcttttgggttttccatataaagaatcatgtcatctgcgaagagagagagtttgacttcttcattaccaatttggataccttttatttctctctgttgtctgattgctgttgctaggacttctaatactattttgaacaagagtggtgaaagtgggcatccttgtcttgttcctgatctcaatgggaaggctgcaagctttttcccattgaggatgatatttgctgtgggtctttcatagatagatttgatgaggttcaggaatgttccctctatccctatactttgaagcgttttaatcaggaatggatgttggattttgtcaaatgctttttctgcatcaattgagaggaccacgtggttcttctctcttctcatattaatttgttgtatcacattgattgatttgcgaatgttgaaccatccttgtagcccagcgatgaatcccacctgatcatggtggataatctttttaatgtgctgttggatcctgtttgctaggatcttgttgagaatattagcatccatattcatcagtgatattggtctaaaattctcctttttgttagggtccttgcctggtttggggatcagggtaatgctggcttcatagaaagtctggaagttttccttctgcttcaattttttgaaacagcttcaggagaataggtgttatttcttctttgaaggtttggtagaattccccagggaatccgtcaagtcctgggctcttgttttttgggaggtttttgatcactgattcaatctcgttattagatattggtctattcaggttgtcgatttcttcctggttcaattttgggagtttatatttttccaggaatgcatctatttcatctaggttgctaaacttattggcatataactgttgataataacttctgatgattgtttctacttccttggtgttagttgtgatctctcccttttcattcataattttatgaatttgggctttctctcttttcttttagattagtgtggccagtggcttatcgatcttattgattctttcaaaaaaccagcttctagtttcattgatatgttctacttatctctggtttctacctcattgatctcagctctaatcttgatgatttcccttcttatgtgtggagttggtttgatttgttgttgatcctccagttctttaaggtgtagagacagctggtgtgttctagatttttcaatttttttgagggaggcttggatggctatgtattttccccttaggaccgcctttgctgtattccataggttctggaccgaagtgtcttcattctcattggtttccatgaattgtttcagttcttctttgatctcctggttgatccaagcattcttaagcaaggtggtctttagcttccagctgtttgagttccttcggaacttttccttgtgattgagctccagtttcaaagcattgtgatctgagaatatgcagggaataatctcagtcttttggtattggttgagtcctgatttgtgacccagtttgtggtctgttctggagaaggttccatgtgcacttgagaagaatgagtattctgttgttttagggtggaatgttctgtatatatctatgaggtctatctggtccaatgtgttattcaatgctcttgtttctttattgattttctacttcgatgatctaattctgaaagaggcgtgttaagatctcctacaattagtgtattcatatcaatatgactctttaccttgattaacagttttcttaagtaattggctgctcccatattgggagcatagatatttacaattgttagatcatcttggtggaatgtccctttaaggattatgtagtgtccttctgtatctctgactacagtctttagtttgaagtctaatttatctaatatgagaatcgctaccccagccttcttttgaggcccattggcttgaaagatgctgctccatcccttcactttcagactgcgtgtatctttaggttcaaaatgggtctcttgtagacaacatatggttgggtcctgtcgttttatccaatctgcaaccctgtgccattttatgggtgcatttaggccattcacattgagagtgattattgatagatacgtttttattgacatcaagttacctttgaagtctttctttctgtagactgtctctatatttctgttcaatgctactcttgggatttttcctcttttatagaaccccccttaatatttcctgaagtgtcggcttggtggttgcatagtcttttaagcctttccagtcttgaaaactctttatctctccatccattttgaatgtcagtcttgctggataaagtattcttggcttcatgttcttctcatttagtgccctgaatatatcttgccagccttttctggcttgccaggtctctgtggacaggtctgacgttattctgatgggcttccctctgtaagtaaggagcctcttttccctggcggctttcaagagattatacctacaattataatttctcaatttgactatcaggtgtcgtgatgtttttttggaatgtataatcttgggtggagaccgttcagcctttagtacatgaacgctggttccattcacgatattgggaaaattttcatgaaggacttgttccactatatcttctagacttctttctttctcctccccttcagggattccaataattctgacgttggaacgcttcgtggcattatttatttccctgattctgtgttcgtggtttctaagctgtttgttccaggcttcctcctgatcctttctctctatctgtttgtcttccagatcactaattctatcttctgtctcagttaccctagctttgagagagtttagattagattggaactcattgagagcattgtggacctcctccctggtagctttaagctccgccctaacattgtgaacatcctgtctggttgctttcagtttggccctaatcaattctgtttggtcatccatggctttctccaacctagctattgcctggataattgttagcctgaattctctttccgacatattgtctatgttgatagccattagctctgttgcagaaggtccatcctctgtatttttcttctgttgggcattcctcctcctagtcattttggtgggagatgactgaacagatgtagctggatgtatcaattctggtgcagtcaaggtgcaccctggaacacttctgagcaatcaggattccccacccaaaccagagaagacaaaagaaaagaaaaagaaaaagaaaaaaaagaaaagaagaagaagaaaaagaaaaaagagagagagggagagagagagacaggaaagaaagggaagatgataaagaaggttcagcccagatgggccccaaggtaagatttatgaagtagacaaacaaaaagagataaaaagtctgatacaagtatatggcaagagaaaaaatatatatatatgcaagtaaagaaagaacctcgtcaaaaagaaccacaagtgtaaaatttatatgctatcaggacaaacacaaaaaacacagaaacactggtggaagaagatgggagagttcttataaattctcagtgtgtgtgaggaaggttgttttgattcttcctggatgtatcttgatatctttgttaaaggactcaactttcctaagataaaggggattaaaaattggtttacctataggggtagtattgattggggaaaggagattattttgaagtttaactctatatgaatattagaagataaagataaaaaggaataaactagactaaactaaactaaaattttaaaaaaggaattcaaaaaataaaaatgcaaaagaaaaacataggtgtatgtatcaaaaagttcaggttagaaaggtattatggaatttgatgtactgtacagctcgctgtgatggtaaataggttaaaaaaattacctatgtgtaaaaaaaaaatatatatatatatatatatatatatatatatatatatatatatatataccggaatagtggaaatgagtgaacaatacaagttttcctatgaagtagtggttgttctcttgtagtccttttttttctttctttcttggtttgttttctgggagaggggcctgccacatgggttgtcagtcaatgatgtttcctgagttgagtcctcccgccccactcaagggggtgggctctggggaaactggtttttttttcaggctttcaggcataaaaagcggtttttatgcttgttcacttttttccctctcaccttaaccgcctttgatggtttttgtagtattagaagaaatcaaaccacaacctgatctccctctcagagagaagcctcagtctgggtgcagaagctggataaattcccccttggccgctggcagagcaggttccaagttgcagaccctggggacacaggatcttttgctcgtccccaaagccaaggcagtggcggctgtctgggagctcccgaccaccagaaaggttccaagcagcagtcgcacactgagattttgccgctggcccgggctgggagtgcccggcttgcgcgcacctcttttcagaggcggctatgggtcgggcgcgtgtctggggcactgagaacggggcgctggtccgtaagccccaggctgggcttttgcacgtctctg from Neovison vison isolate M4711 chromosome 3, ASM_NN_V1, whole genome shotgun sequence encodes the following:
- the LOC122901795 gene encoding olfactory receptor 12-like → MLLPRNGNLSTVYFQDFVLEGFNGGLETQALLFAVFLALYMVTMLGNLTMIMVITLDAHLHSPMYFFLKNLSFLDLCYSSVIAPNALVNFFSPSKVITFAGCATQLFFFSLLVTTEGFLLGVMAYDRFMAICSPLRYPITMCHSACTRLVLGTYCGGCLNSVVQTSFTFRLPFCSSNRINHFFCDVPPLLQLACGNTAINELILFGICGLIIVGVTSVVLVSYGYITVTILRMRSGAGRRKVFSTCGSHMAAVTLFVGTVFVMYAQPGAIESMEQGKVVSVFYTLVIPMLNPLIYSLRNKDVKEALWRLRQKHTAM